Proteins from a single region of Symphalangus syndactylus isolate Jambi chromosome 12, NHGRI_mSymSyn1-v2.1_pri, whole genome shotgun sequence:
- the MAP7D1 gene encoding MAP7 domain-containing protein 1 isoform X8 — protein sequence MESGPRAELGAGAPPAVVARTPPEPRPSPEGDPSPPPPPMSALVPDTPPDTPPAMKNATSSKQLPLEPESPSGQVGPRPAPPQEESPSSEAKSRGPTPPATGPRDARPPRRSSQPSPTAVPASDSPPTKQEVKKAGERHKLAKERREERAKYLAAKKAVWLEKEEKAKALREKQLQERRRRLEEQRLKAEQRRAALEERQRQKLEKNKERYEAAIQRSVKKTWAEIRQQRWSWAGALHHSSPGRKTSGSRCSVSAVNLPKHVDSIINKRLSKSSATLWNSPSRNRSLQLSAWESSIVDRLMTPTLSFLARSRSAVTLPRNGRDQAVPVCPRSASASPLTPCSAPRSVHRCAPAGERGERRKPSAGGSPAPVRRRPEASPVQKKEKKDKERENEKEKSALARERSLKKRQSLPASPRARLSASTASELSPKSKARLSSPSTSWHRPASPCPSPGPGHTLPPKPPSPRGTTASPKGRVRRKEEAKERPSAAGPEDKGQSKRRASDEKESAPPASPAPSPAPSPTPAPPQKEQPPAETPTAPAPPVTPSKPMAGTTDREEATRLLAEKRRQAREQREREEQARRLQAERDKRMREEQLAREAEARAEREAEARRREEQEAREKAQAEQEEQERLQKQKEEAEARSREEAERQRLEREKHFQQQEQERQERRKRLEEIMKRTRKSEVSETKKQDSKEANANGSSPEPVKAVEARPPGLQKEAVQKEEPTPQEPQWSLPSKELPGSLVNGLQPLPAHQENGFSTKGPSGDKSLSRTPEALLPFAEAEAFLKKAVVQSPQITEVL from the exons CTGTGGTCGCCAGGACCCCCCCAGAGCCAAGACCTTCTCCAGAAGGTGACCcttcccccccaccaccaccgaTGTCAGCCCTGGTCCCCGACACTCCCCCGGACACCCCTCCTGCCATGAAGAATGCCACTAGCTCTAAGCAGCTCCCACTGGAACCAGAGAGCCCCTCAGGGCAGGTCGGGCCTAGGCCAGCCCCCCCGCAGGAAGAGTCCCCTTCCTCTGAAGCAAAGAGCAGAGGACCCACCCCACCAGCCACGGGCCCACGGGATGCCAGACCTCCTCGAAGGAGCAGCCAGCCATCTCCAACAGCAGTGCCAGCCTCTGACAGCCCTCCCACCAAGCAAG AGGTGAAGAAGGCAGGAGAGAGACACAAGCTGGCAAAGGAGCGGCGAGAAGAGCGGGCCAAGTACCTGG CGGCCAAGAAGGCAGtgtggctggagaaggaggagaaggccaAGGCGCTGCGGGAGAAGCAGCTCCAGGAGCGCCGGCGCCGGCTGGAGGAGCAACGTCTTAAAGCTGAGCAACGCCGTGCAGCCCTGGAGGAACGGCAGCGGCAGAAGCTCGAGAAAAACAAG GAGCGCTATGAAGCAGCCATCCAACGGTCAGTGAAGAAGACATGGGCCGAAATCCGGCAGCAGCGCTGGTCCTGGGCAGGGGCCCTACACCACAGCTCTCCAGGACGTAAGACCA GTGGGAGCAGGTGCTCCGTGTCGGCAGTTAACCTGCCCAAACACGTGGACTCTATAATCAACAAGCGGCTCTCAAAGTCCTCTGCCACGCTCTGGAACTCCCCCAGTAGAA ATCGCAGCCTGCAGCTGAGCGCATGGGAGAGCAGCATCGTGGATCGTCTGATGACGCCCACCCTCTCCTTCCTTGCTCGGAGTCGCAGCGCGGTCACACTGCCCCGCAACGGCCGGGACCAGG CCGTGCCGGTGTGCCCGCGCTCGGCCTCCGCCAGCCCCCTGACGCCGTGCAGCGCCCCCCGAAGCGTGCACCGCTGCGCCCCCGCCGGTGAGCGCGGGGAGCGCCGCAAGCCCAGCGCCGGGGGCAGCCCCGCTCCGGTGCGCCGCCGGCCAGAGGCCTCGCCG GtgcagaaaaaggagaagaaggacaAAGAGCGGGAAAACGAGAAGGAGAAGAGTGCCCTAGCCCGGGAGCGCAGCCTCAAGAAGCGCCAGTCGCTGCCCGCCTCCCCGCGCGCCCGTCTCTCCGCCAGCACCGCCTCTGAGCTCAG ccCCAAATCCAAGGCCCGGCTATCCTCTCCCTCCACATCCTGGCACAGGCCtgcctccccctgccccagcccagggCCAGGCCACACTCTGCCTCCAAAGCCACCTTCCCCCCGAGGCACCACTGCATCCCCCAAGGGGCGGGTTCggaggaaggaggaggcaaaGGAGCGCCCCAGCGCCGCAGGGCCCGAGGACAAGGGTCAGAGCAAGCGCAGGGCCAGTGACGAGAAGGAGTCAGCACCCCCAGCCTCACCGGCACCTTCACCGGCGCCCTCGCCCACCCCAGCCCCGCCCCAGAAGGAGCAGCCCCCCGCGGAGACCCCTACAG CCCCTGCTCCCCCGGTGACCCCTAGCAAACCAATGGCCGGCACCACAGACCGAGAAGAAGCCACTCGGCTCTTGGCTGAGAAGCGGCGCCAGGCCCGGGAGCAGCGGGAGCGCGAGGAGCAGGCGCGGAGGCTGCAGGCAGAAAGGGACAA GCGGATGCGAGAGGAGCAGCTGGCACGGGAGGCCGAGGCCCGGGCGGAGCGGGAGGCGGAGGCCCGGAGGCGGGAGGAGCAGGAGGCACGAGAGAAGGCGCAGGCCgagcaggaggagcaggagcGGCTGCAGAAGCAG AAAGAGGAGGCCGAAGCTCGGTCGCGGGAAGAGGCGGAGCGGCAGCGTCTGGAGCGGGAAAAGCACTTCcagcagcaggagcaggagcGGCAAGAGCGCAGAAAG CGTCTGGAGGAGATCATGAAGCGGACTCGGAAGTCGGAAGTTTCTGAAACTAAG AAGCAGGACAGCAAGGAGGCCAACGCCAACGGTTCCAGCCCAG AGCCTGTGAAAGCTGTGGAGGCTCGGCCCCCAGGGCTGCAGAAGGAGGCTGTGCAGAAAGAGGAGCCCACCCCACAGGAGCCTCAGTGGAG TCTCCCAAGCAAGGAGTTGCCAGGGTCCCTGGTGAATGGCCTGCAGCCTCTCCCAGCACACCAGGAGAATGGCTTCTCCACCAAGGGACCTTCTGGGGACAAGAGTCTGAGCCGAACACCAGAGGCACTCCTGCCCTTTGCAGAGGCAGAAGCCTTCCTCAAGAAAGCTGTGGTGCAGTCCCCGCAGATCACAG AGGTCCTTTAA
- the MAP7D1 gene encoding MAP7 domain-containing protein 1 isoform X10 encodes MESGPRAELGAGAPPAVVARTPPEPRPSPEGDPSPPPPPMSALVPDTPPDTPPAMKNATSSKQLPLEPESPSGQVGPRPAPPQEESPSSEAKSRGPTPPATGPRDARPPRRSSQPSPTAVPASDSPPTKQEVKKAGERHKLAKERREERAKYLAAKKAVWLEKEEKAKALREKQLQERRRRLEEQRLKAEQRRAALEERQRQKLEKNKERYEAAIQRSVKKTWAEIRQQRWSWAGALHHSSPGRKTNRSLQLSAWESSIVDRLMTPTLSFLARSRSAVTLPRNGRDQAVPVCPRSASASPLTPCSAPRSVHRCAPAGERGERRKPSAGGSPAPVRRRPEASPVQKKEKKDKERENEKEKSALARERSLKKRQSLPASPRARLSASTASELSPKSKARLSSPSTSWHRPASPCPSPGPGHTLPPKPPSPRGTTASPKGRVRRKEEAKERPSAAGPEDKGQSKRRASDEKESAPPASPAPSPAPSPTPAPPQKEQPPAETPTDAALLTSLPAPAPPVTPSKPMAGTTDREEATRLLAEKRRQAREQREREEQARRLQAERDKRMREEQLAREAEARAEREAEARRREEQEAREKAQAEQEEQERLQKQKEEAEARSREEAERQRLEREKHFQQQEQERQERRKRLEEIMKRTRKSEVSETKKQDSKEANANGSSPEPVKAVEARPPGLQKEAVQKEEPTPQEPQWSLPSKELPGSLVNGLQPLPAHQENGFSTKGPSGDKSLSRTPEALLPFAEAEAFLKKAVVQSPQITEVL; translated from the exons CTGTGGTCGCCAGGACCCCCCCAGAGCCAAGACCTTCTCCAGAAGGTGACCcttcccccccaccaccaccgaTGTCAGCCCTGGTCCCCGACACTCCCCCGGACACCCCTCCTGCCATGAAGAATGCCACTAGCTCTAAGCAGCTCCCACTGGAACCAGAGAGCCCCTCAGGGCAGGTCGGGCCTAGGCCAGCCCCCCCGCAGGAAGAGTCCCCTTCCTCTGAAGCAAAGAGCAGAGGACCCACCCCACCAGCCACGGGCCCACGGGATGCCAGACCTCCTCGAAGGAGCAGCCAGCCATCTCCAACAGCAGTGCCAGCCTCTGACAGCCCTCCCACCAAGCAAG AGGTGAAGAAGGCAGGAGAGAGACACAAGCTGGCAAAGGAGCGGCGAGAAGAGCGGGCCAAGTACCTGG CGGCCAAGAAGGCAGtgtggctggagaaggaggagaaggccaAGGCGCTGCGGGAGAAGCAGCTCCAGGAGCGCCGGCGCCGGCTGGAGGAGCAACGTCTTAAAGCTGAGCAACGCCGTGCAGCCCTGGAGGAACGGCAGCGGCAGAAGCTCGAGAAAAACAAG GAGCGCTATGAAGCAGCCATCCAACGGTCAGTGAAGAAGACATGGGCCGAAATCCGGCAGCAGCGCTGGTCCTGGGCAGGGGCCCTACACCACAGCTCTCCAGGACGTAAGACCA ATCGCAGCCTGCAGCTGAGCGCATGGGAGAGCAGCATCGTGGATCGTCTGATGACGCCCACCCTCTCCTTCCTTGCTCGGAGTCGCAGCGCGGTCACACTGCCCCGCAACGGCCGGGACCAGG CCGTGCCGGTGTGCCCGCGCTCGGCCTCCGCCAGCCCCCTGACGCCGTGCAGCGCCCCCCGAAGCGTGCACCGCTGCGCCCCCGCCGGTGAGCGCGGGGAGCGCCGCAAGCCCAGCGCCGGGGGCAGCCCCGCTCCGGTGCGCCGCCGGCCAGAGGCCTCGCCG GtgcagaaaaaggagaagaaggacaAAGAGCGGGAAAACGAGAAGGAGAAGAGTGCCCTAGCCCGGGAGCGCAGCCTCAAGAAGCGCCAGTCGCTGCCCGCCTCCCCGCGCGCCCGTCTCTCCGCCAGCACCGCCTCTGAGCTCAG ccCCAAATCCAAGGCCCGGCTATCCTCTCCCTCCACATCCTGGCACAGGCCtgcctccccctgccccagcccagggCCAGGCCACACTCTGCCTCCAAAGCCACCTTCCCCCCGAGGCACCACTGCATCCCCCAAGGGGCGGGTTCggaggaaggaggaggcaaaGGAGCGCCCCAGCGCCGCAGGGCCCGAGGACAAGGGTCAGAGCAAGCGCAGGGCCAGTGACGAGAAGGAGTCAGCACCCCCAGCCTCACCGGCACCTTCACCGGCGCCCTCGCCCACCCCAGCCCCGCCCCAGAAGGAGCAGCCCCCCGCGGAGACCCCTACAG ACGCTGCTCTCTTGACCTCACTCCCAGCCCCTGCTCCCCCGGTGACCCCTAGCAAACCAATGGCCGGCACCACAGACCGAGAAGAAGCCACTCGGCTCTTGGCTGAGAAGCGGCGCCAGGCCCGGGAGCAGCGGGAGCGCGAGGAGCAGGCGCGGAGGCTGCAGGCAGAAAGGGACAA GCGGATGCGAGAGGAGCAGCTGGCACGGGAGGCCGAGGCCCGGGCGGAGCGGGAGGCGGAGGCCCGGAGGCGGGAGGAGCAGGAGGCACGAGAGAAGGCGCAGGCCgagcaggaggagcaggagcGGCTGCAGAAGCAG AAAGAGGAGGCCGAAGCTCGGTCGCGGGAAGAGGCGGAGCGGCAGCGTCTGGAGCGGGAAAAGCACTTCcagcagcaggagcaggagcGGCAAGAGCGCAGAAAG CGTCTGGAGGAGATCATGAAGCGGACTCGGAAGTCGGAAGTTTCTGAAACTAAG AAGCAGGACAGCAAGGAGGCCAACGCCAACGGTTCCAGCCCAG AGCCTGTGAAAGCTGTGGAGGCTCGGCCCCCAGGGCTGCAGAAGGAGGCTGTGCAGAAAGAGGAGCCCACCCCACAGGAGCCTCAGTGGAG TCTCCCAAGCAAGGAGTTGCCAGGGTCCCTGGTGAATGGCCTGCAGCCTCTCCCAGCACACCAGGAGAATGGCTTCTCCACCAAGGGACCTTCTGGGGACAAGAGTCTGAGCCGAACACCAGAGGCACTCCTGCCCTTTGCAGAGGCAGAAGCCTTCCTCAAGAAAGCTGTGGTGCAGTCCCCGCAGATCACAG AGGTCCTTTAA
- the MAP7D1 gene encoding MAP7 domain-containing protein 1 isoform X9, which produces MESGPRAELGAGAPPAVVARTPPEPRPSPEGDPSPPPPPMSALVPDTPPDTPPAMKNATSSKQLPLEPESPSGQVGPRPAPPQEESPSSEAKSRGPTPPATGPRDARPPRRSSQPSPTAVPASDSPPTKQEVKKAGERHKLAKERREERAKYLAAKKAVWLEKEEKAKALREKQLQERRRRLEEQRLKAEQRRAALEERQRQKLEKNKERYEAAIQRSVKKTWAEIRQQRWSWAGALHHSSPGRKTNRSLQLSAWESSIVDRLMTPTLSFLARSRSAVTLPRNGRDQAVPVCPRSASASPLTPCSAPRSVHRCAPAGERGERRKPSAGGSPAPVRRRPEASPVQKKEKKDKERENEKEKSALARERSLKKRQSLPASPRARLSASTASELSPKSKARLSSPSTSWHRPASPCPSPGPGHTLPPKPPSPRGTTASPKGRVRRKEEAKERPSAAGPEDKGQSKRRASDEKESAPPASPAPSPAPSPTPAPPQKEQPPAETPTDAALLTSLPAPAPPVTPSKPMAGTTDREEATRLLAEKRRQAREQREREEQARRLQAERDKRMREEQLAREAEARAEREAEARRREEQEAREKAQAEQEEQERLQKQKEEAEARSREEAERQRLEREKHFQQQEQERQERRKRLEEIMKRTRKSEVSETKQKQDSKEANANGSSPEPVKAVEARPPGLQKEAVQKEEPTPQEPQWSLPSKELPGSLVNGLQPLPAHQENGFSTKGPSGDKSLSRTPEALLPFAEAEAFLKKAVVQSPQITEVL; this is translated from the exons CTGTGGTCGCCAGGACCCCCCCAGAGCCAAGACCTTCTCCAGAAGGTGACCcttcccccccaccaccaccgaTGTCAGCCCTGGTCCCCGACACTCCCCCGGACACCCCTCCTGCCATGAAGAATGCCACTAGCTCTAAGCAGCTCCCACTGGAACCAGAGAGCCCCTCAGGGCAGGTCGGGCCTAGGCCAGCCCCCCCGCAGGAAGAGTCCCCTTCCTCTGAAGCAAAGAGCAGAGGACCCACCCCACCAGCCACGGGCCCACGGGATGCCAGACCTCCTCGAAGGAGCAGCCAGCCATCTCCAACAGCAGTGCCAGCCTCTGACAGCCCTCCCACCAAGCAAG AGGTGAAGAAGGCAGGAGAGAGACACAAGCTGGCAAAGGAGCGGCGAGAAGAGCGGGCCAAGTACCTGG CGGCCAAGAAGGCAGtgtggctggagaaggaggagaaggccaAGGCGCTGCGGGAGAAGCAGCTCCAGGAGCGCCGGCGCCGGCTGGAGGAGCAACGTCTTAAAGCTGAGCAACGCCGTGCAGCCCTGGAGGAACGGCAGCGGCAGAAGCTCGAGAAAAACAAG GAGCGCTATGAAGCAGCCATCCAACGGTCAGTGAAGAAGACATGGGCCGAAATCCGGCAGCAGCGCTGGTCCTGGGCAGGGGCCCTACACCACAGCTCTCCAGGACGTAAGACCA ATCGCAGCCTGCAGCTGAGCGCATGGGAGAGCAGCATCGTGGATCGTCTGATGACGCCCACCCTCTCCTTCCTTGCTCGGAGTCGCAGCGCGGTCACACTGCCCCGCAACGGCCGGGACCAGG CCGTGCCGGTGTGCCCGCGCTCGGCCTCCGCCAGCCCCCTGACGCCGTGCAGCGCCCCCCGAAGCGTGCACCGCTGCGCCCCCGCCGGTGAGCGCGGGGAGCGCCGCAAGCCCAGCGCCGGGGGCAGCCCCGCTCCGGTGCGCCGCCGGCCAGAGGCCTCGCCG GtgcagaaaaaggagaagaaggacaAAGAGCGGGAAAACGAGAAGGAGAAGAGTGCCCTAGCCCGGGAGCGCAGCCTCAAGAAGCGCCAGTCGCTGCCCGCCTCCCCGCGCGCCCGTCTCTCCGCCAGCACCGCCTCTGAGCTCAG ccCCAAATCCAAGGCCCGGCTATCCTCTCCCTCCACATCCTGGCACAGGCCtgcctccccctgccccagcccagggCCAGGCCACACTCTGCCTCCAAAGCCACCTTCCCCCCGAGGCACCACTGCATCCCCCAAGGGGCGGGTTCggaggaaggaggaggcaaaGGAGCGCCCCAGCGCCGCAGGGCCCGAGGACAAGGGTCAGAGCAAGCGCAGGGCCAGTGACGAGAAGGAGTCAGCACCCCCAGCCTCACCGGCACCTTCACCGGCGCCCTCGCCCACCCCAGCCCCGCCCCAGAAGGAGCAGCCCCCCGCGGAGACCCCTACAG ACGCTGCTCTCTTGACCTCACTCCCAGCCCCTGCTCCCCCGGTGACCCCTAGCAAACCAATGGCCGGCACCACAGACCGAGAAGAAGCCACTCGGCTCTTGGCTGAGAAGCGGCGCCAGGCCCGGGAGCAGCGGGAGCGCGAGGAGCAGGCGCGGAGGCTGCAGGCAGAAAGGGACAA GCGGATGCGAGAGGAGCAGCTGGCACGGGAGGCCGAGGCCCGGGCGGAGCGGGAGGCGGAGGCCCGGAGGCGGGAGGAGCAGGAGGCACGAGAGAAGGCGCAGGCCgagcaggaggagcaggagcGGCTGCAGAAGCAG AAAGAGGAGGCCGAAGCTCGGTCGCGGGAAGAGGCGGAGCGGCAGCGTCTGGAGCGGGAAAAGCACTTCcagcagcaggagcaggagcGGCAAGAGCGCAGAAAG CGTCTGGAGGAGATCATGAAGCGGACTCGGAAGTCGGAAGTTTCTGAAACTAAG CAGAAGCAGGACAGCAAGGAGGCCAACGCCAACGGTTCCAGCCCAG AGCCTGTGAAAGCTGTGGAGGCTCGGCCCCCAGGGCTGCAGAAGGAGGCTGTGCAGAAAGAGGAGCCCACCCCACAGGAGCCTCAGTGGAG TCTCCCAAGCAAGGAGTTGCCAGGGTCCCTGGTGAATGGCCTGCAGCCTCTCCCAGCACACCAGGAGAATGGCTTCTCCACCAAGGGACCTTCTGGGGACAAGAGTCTGAGCCGAACACCAGAGGCACTCCTGCCCTTTGCAGAGGCAGAAGCCTTCCTCAAGAAAGCTGTGGTGCAGTCCCCGCAGATCACAG AGGTCCTTTAA
- the MAP7D1 gene encoding MAP7 domain-containing protein 1 isoform X3: MESGPRAELGAGAPPAVVARTPPEPRPSPEGDPSPPPPPMSALVPDTPPDTPPAMKNATSSKQLPLEPESPSGQVGPRPAPPQEESPSSEAKSRGPTPPATGPRDARPPRRSSQPSPTAVPASDSPPTKQEVKKAGERHKLAKERREERAKYLAAKKAVWLEKEEKAKALREKQLQERRRRLEEQRLKAEQRRAALEERQRQKLEKNKERYEAAIQRSVKKTWAEIRQQRWSWAGALHHSSPGRKTSGSRCSVSAVNLPKHVDSIINKRLSKSSATLWNSPSRNRSLQLSAWESSIVDRLMTPTLSFLARSRSAVTLPRNGRDQAVPVCPRSASASPLTPCSAPRSVHRCAPAGERGERRKPSAGGSPAPVRRRPEASPVQKKEKKDKERENEKEKSALARERSLKKRQSLPASPRARLSASTASELSPKSKARLSSPSTSWHRPASPCPSPGPGHTLPPKPPSPRGTTASPKGRVRRKEEAKERPSAAGPEDKGQSKRRASDEKESAPPASPAPSPAPSPTPAPPQKEQPPAETPTDAALLTSLPAPAPPVTPSKPMAGTTDREEATRLLAEKRRQAREQREREEQARRLQAERDKRMREEQLAREAEARAEREAEARRREEQEAREKAQAEQEEQERLQKQKEEAEARSREEAERQRLEREKHFQQQEQERQERRKRLEEIMKRTRKSEVSETKQKQDSKEANANGSSPEPVKAVEARPPGLQKEAVQKEEPTPQEPQWSLPSKELPGSLVNGLQPLPAHQENGFSTKGPSGDKSLSRTPEALLPFAEAEAFLKKAVVQSPQITEVL, translated from the exons CTGTGGTCGCCAGGACCCCCCCAGAGCCAAGACCTTCTCCAGAAGGTGACCcttcccccccaccaccaccgaTGTCAGCCCTGGTCCCCGACACTCCCCCGGACACCCCTCCTGCCATGAAGAATGCCACTAGCTCTAAGCAGCTCCCACTGGAACCAGAGAGCCCCTCAGGGCAGGTCGGGCCTAGGCCAGCCCCCCCGCAGGAAGAGTCCCCTTCCTCTGAAGCAAAGAGCAGAGGACCCACCCCACCAGCCACGGGCCCACGGGATGCCAGACCTCCTCGAAGGAGCAGCCAGCCATCTCCAACAGCAGTGCCAGCCTCTGACAGCCCTCCCACCAAGCAAG AGGTGAAGAAGGCAGGAGAGAGACACAAGCTGGCAAAGGAGCGGCGAGAAGAGCGGGCCAAGTACCTGG CGGCCAAGAAGGCAGtgtggctggagaaggaggagaaggccaAGGCGCTGCGGGAGAAGCAGCTCCAGGAGCGCCGGCGCCGGCTGGAGGAGCAACGTCTTAAAGCTGAGCAACGCCGTGCAGCCCTGGAGGAACGGCAGCGGCAGAAGCTCGAGAAAAACAAG GAGCGCTATGAAGCAGCCATCCAACGGTCAGTGAAGAAGACATGGGCCGAAATCCGGCAGCAGCGCTGGTCCTGGGCAGGGGCCCTACACCACAGCTCTCCAGGACGTAAGACCA GTGGGAGCAGGTGCTCCGTGTCGGCAGTTAACCTGCCCAAACACGTGGACTCTATAATCAACAAGCGGCTCTCAAAGTCCTCTGCCACGCTCTGGAACTCCCCCAGTAGAA ATCGCAGCCTGCAGCTGAGCGCATGGGAGAGCAGCATCGTGGATCGTCTGATGACGCCCACCCTCTCCTTCCTTGCTCGGAGTCGCAGCGCGGTCACACTGCCCCGCAACGGCCGGGACCAGG CCGTGCCGGTGTGCCCGCGCTCGGCCTCCGCCAGCCCCCTGACGCCGTGCAGCGCCCCCCGAAGCGTGCACCGCTGCGCCCCCGCCGGTGAGCGCGGGGAGCGCCGCAAGCCCAGCGCCGGGGGCAGCCCCGCTCCGGTGCGCCGCCGGCCAGAGGCCTCGCCG GtgcagaaaaaggagaagaaggacaAAGAGCGGGAAAACGAGAAGGAGAAGAGTGCCCTAGCCCGGGAGCGCAGCCTCAAGAAGCGCCAGTCGCTGCCCGCCTCCCCGCGCGCCCGTCTCTCCGCCAGCACCGCCTCTGAGCTCAG ccCCAAATCCAAGGCCCGGCTATCCTCTCCCTCCACATCCTGGCACAGGCCtgcctccccctgccccagcccagggCCAGGCCACACTCTGCCTCCAAAGCCACCTTCCCCCCGAGGCACCACTGCATCCCCCAAGGGGCGGGTTCggaggaaggaggaggcaaaGGAGCGCCCCAGCGCCGCAGGGCCCGAGGACAAGGGTCAGAGCAAGCGCAGGGCCAGTGACGAGAAGGAGTCAGCACCCCCAGCCTCACCGGCACCTTCACCGGCGCCCTCGCCCACCCCAGCCCCGCCCCAGAAGGAGCAGCCCCCCGCGGAGACCCCTACAG ACGCTGCTCTCTTGACCTCACTCCCAGCCCCTGCTCCCCCGGTGACCCCTAGCAAACCAATGGCCGGCACCACAGACCGAGAAGAAGCCACTCGGCTCTTGGCTGAGAAGCGGCGCCAGGCCCGGGAGCAGCGGGAGCGCGAGGAGCAGGCGCGGAGGCTGCAGGCAGAAAGGGACAA GCGGATGCGAGAGGAGCAGCTGGCACGGGAGGCCGAGGCCCGGGCGGAGCGGGAGGCGGAGGCCCGGAGGCGGGAGGAGCAGGAGGCACGAGAGAAGGCGCAGGCCgagcaggaggagcaggagcGGCTGCAGAAGCAG AAAGAGGAGGCCGAAGCTCGGTCGCGGGAAGAGGCGGAGCGGCAGCGTCTGGAGCGGGAAAAGCACTTCcagcagcaggagcaggagcGGCAAGAGCGCAGAAAG CGTCTGGAGGAGATCATGAAGCGGACTCGGAAGTCGGAAGTTTCTGAAACTAAG CAGAAGCAGGACAGCAAGGAGGCCAACGCCAACGGTTCCAGCCCAG AGCCTGTGAAAGCTGTGGAGGCTCGGCCCCCAGGGCTGCAGAAGGAGGCTGTGCAGAAAGAGGAGCCCACCCCACAGGAGCCTCAGTGGAG TCTCCCAAGCAAGGAGTTGCCAGGGTCCCTGGTGAATGGCCTGCAGCCTCTCCCAGCACACCAGGAGAATGGCTTCTCCACCAAGGGACCTTCTGGGGACAAGAGTCTGAGCCGAACACCAGAGGCACTCCTGCCCTTTGCAGAGGCAGAAGCCTTCCTCAAGAAAGCTGTGGTGCAGTCCCCGCAGATCACAG AGGTCCTTTAA